DNA sequence from the Malus sylvestris chromosome 10, drMalSylv7.2, whole genome shotgun sequence genome:
CAAGCTTTGGTCTCGTTTCGATCCTTCAACAGGTAAATTCGTTGATAAGTTTGAAATTCCTGGGAAGAAATTTTGGCTGctttgtgtttggttgctgagaaaattatAGAATTTAGAGAGGGAAAATTCTGCTGGTTCTAATTGCACGATAAAGTTTCTTGTGTATACGAGTTGCCATAGTTCAATTTTGTTTCTGAAGCTGAAATTGTCTAACATACAACTTTTTCATATGAAGGGAATGCTTTGTGATACAAATGTGATAACAAAGTAtcgtcttttttttatttacatataCATAATTTGAAAACCAGCTCCGACAATTTGCTGGTTAACTTTTAAGAGTTTGTTACTTCAATTCATGTGTGGCACATGTGCCCTACCTACAATGGTGTATGGCAGGGCACGAAAACATATCAGCTCTAGCTTGAATTGTTTGGAAAGCTTTCTAATGCATTGGTCAATATCCTTGCACTCCCTCACATGCATATAGGAAAAGCGGGTTTTTGATTGGAACTATATgaatgcattatatataattacaGCGGTGCTTCTATGGAGCAATAGAAATAATGATCTATTTGTTAAACAGGTAAAACTGAGTCTATGGATCCAAAAGCAAGGATAGTGGTCCCTGAAGGTAGATATGGACTTCAGGCAATTGACGCCTTGGACCCTGACATGGTATGTTACTACATTGTGTTGTGTGTTCTAAATTTGCATTACACATGTATTACATATTACTTACAGAAGATAACTTTGATTTTTTAGGGTTCTTTTCATGCATGCTCCTTGTTATAGATTTCTTTGTAGGTTTCCTTTTTTACACGCCAGActgatattttataccttttgCTTCTTTCCTTGCTAATTCCTACACCAAATGAAACTTCGTTTCTTCCCAACAACAATCTAGAACTCTCAAATAACCCTTTTATTTGCTTTCTATAATTTGTGCAAGCGGGTTTTTTTTTGGCTATTTATTTGTTATAAGTGGATGATTCATTACATGCCAAACTGATATAGCAGTGttgtttaagtgaaaacttataataataatttaacttATCAAAATTTTGTACTGTATTTAATGCTTATATTTCTTGTTATAGGAAATCTTATCTCATGATTTCTTGAGTGGTTTTCTGGAGTAATGAGGTTGAACCAATGATAAAATTCTATTGACGGTTTGTCCCTTGCAGGTGATTGGACAGGAAGGTGTATATTATTTCCATGACATGATTGTTGAATTGACCAAGTGGGGTTTCCAAGAGGGGAAAACACTTTTTGGGTTTGGATATGATTTCCGCCAAAGCAACAGGTATCTGCTTTATTTGAATGCCACTTAAAAGTTCAAAAGATTTATTTGAAAGTTTATAAATGGTTTTCGCCCTTTCTCCAACTCAACATCGAATTGTGAAGGATTTGCTTTGTTTAGGTGTCCACCATGGTCATGGTTTTCAATATGGTTATGCTTTGTTTTCATTTAGGCTGCAGGAGACATTGGATCGCTTAGCTGCAAAATTAGAGGCAGTGTATGAGGCTTCTGGAGGGAAAAAGATAACCATCATAACTCATTCTATGGGGGGCCTTCTTGTGAAATGTTTCATGTGCTTGCATAGTGATGTAAGGAGTTCACTCTGCCTCTTGAGTAATAATATTCTTGTTCGTTTTCTTGTTTTGCTAAGGCCACCCCCCTTTCCTTCATTGAATCAAATGCAGCTTAATAATATGGTCTAATTTGTGTGTTACAAATTATATCCTATAATTTGATGCCATTTGTTTCACAGGTTTTTGAGAAATACGTGAACAAGTGGATTGCAATTGCTGCACCATTCCAGGGTAAGTGTTCATGTACAATTATTATTTGTATAACAAATTGTAAACTGAAGTTTAGTTTGAAGTCAACCTCTAATAGCTAGTTTGAAGTGTATAACAAAATGTAATTTGAAGTTTAGTTTGAAGTCAACCTCTAATAGCTTGTATAATCTCAGTTGTTATGCTGCTCCTAGATTCATTTCTAAAGGTTTAACTATTCAGGTGAAAGATTAAACAAAAGCTAATTTGTTGCTTTTCATTGTCGTGCAGGTGCACCTGGATATGTCACATCTACCTTTTTAAATGGAATGTCATTTGTTGATGGGTGGGAACAGaatttttttatatcaaaatggaGCATGCACCAACTGGTATGAGTCCATTGATATGGGCTGTTAACAACTTAACATTCTAGACCTTAAGCACATACACCCCATTTGtggaatttgaaacaaaatcgTCATTTTTATGGGGTGAAGAAACTTATTTGTTAGaagacaatatttttaaattaaaacaaaaaaaacataagatGGTAGACGTATTTGAAAGTATAGCATTTGATAAAAAATTCTTCATGAATTAGTTGGATTGTTAAGGGAAGATGCTTGTGGGTCCATAGACACACACATGTATTATATTCCAAATCTGTGCATTTCACAAACATATATTTCTTCTTtgcatccattttttttttcttactgaGGATTGTTGCAATGTTCCAGCTTATTGAGTGCCCAtcaatatatgagttgatggCTTGTCTTGATTTTCAATGGGAACATCCTCCGCTTCTGGAAATGTGGAGAGGTAGGCCTGATGGTGACGGGAAATCTCAAATTATGCTAGAGTCTTACCCCCTGGTAGAGAGCGTACAGATTTTTAAGGAAGCTCTTGCAAATAATACGGTCAGCGCCACCATATATTATTTGGTGTTCTTTtgaaatgtaatttaaagaagagTTTGCTTGCATGGTCCCTTCTCTCCTATGAGATGAGGTTGCATTGTCTCTTCTATcctagattttttattttttttattcttctctTTAAAGTAATAATAATATCTTTATAAATTGGTTTTCCTTTTAATGTACACTTGTATGGCTTATCTAAACTTGCACTGCATGTTTTCATCATGTCAGGTCAATCATGACGGTGAAGATATTCCCCTACCATTTAATATGGAAATCCTGAAATGGGCTAATGAAACACGCAAGATTATATCTCAGGCGAAACTTCCTCCTCAAGTTAAATTCTACAATATATATGGGATGAATCTCGAGACACCTCATAGTGTTTGGTAATACCTCTATGAAatgctttaataaaaaatttctgctGCTTCCCTGCTATTTTAGATAATTCTAGGATAAAAGTTTCAAGTGGTAATAAAACACTTCCAGGTACGAATTTCTTTTTATCATGGCTTAGTTTAACATCTAAGTCACTACTCTGCAGCTATGGGAATGAAGGAACACCTGTCACAGATCTACAACAGCTGCGATATTTCCAGGTTATTATCGTTTCATGGTGGTGTTATGATGTGTTTGTATGATTTTCAAGGAGATTACAATTATAAAACCTAACCCAATTTCGCATTTGATCAGCCTAATTATGTATGCGTTGATGGTGATGGGACAGTCCCAGTGGAATCAGCTAAGGTTTGTCAACTTACCTGCCCATACTTTAAACTGGATTTTCACTCATTCAAATCTGTTTTGGTCATATGAATTGCCAATATTAATAAGCTTCCATTTTTGTGAATTCCAGGCAGATGGGCTTAATGCTGCCGCAAGGGTTGGAGTCCCTGGCGAGCACCGAGGAATTCTCTGTGAGCACCATGTGTTCCGGATACTGAAGCACTGGTTGAAGGCAGACCATGACCCTTACTACAACCCTGTAAACGATTATGTGATTCTACCCACTGCGTTTGAAATGGAGAAGCACAATGAGAAAGGTCTGGAAGTAACTTCTCTAAAAGAGGAGTGGGAAATCATCTCAGAATGCCAAGACGCTGATCACAAGAATTCTCATTCAGCCGCCGCTGATGAAAAGCCTGTGGTGAGTTCCATATCCGTTTCTGAAGTGGGAGCTGAAGCCTGCGCAACTCTTACTGTTCACCCTCGGAGCGAGGGAAAGCAGCATGTGGAGCTGAATGCTCTAAGTGTGTCAGTCGATGCCTGAATATAAGTAACGCATCCTCGGTTGTATTTCATGAAACAATGCTCTTCTGTATGTATCCATTTATGTGCTCGGATTCGCTTGTGTGATTGTAACGTGTAAATAGGAGCTGCTCATGATAACAGAGCTGCATTCTTTCGTGAATGTTGGATATGCAGGTGTCTTTGTATATATAACAAGATCTTCAATTCATTGGCAGATAATACAATGAGTTGTTCTAACTGATGTCAAATGACACTTTTGTGCCTTATTTCTTCTCCCTTCGTTTATTGTTCATGCGCGATAGGGTCTTGTATGCGGGTTGAAGTAGTTACATATATAACGATGAAATGATTTGTCCTAAAATTTCGATGTTATCTTATTTAGACGAGAATGGTGAAGCACTTAATCATCTTCTTTCAAGATCATGCAATTCGACGTACAATAAATAACTTGCGCATTAAgaaatttaacttttaattgaACTACTGTGAATCGAGTGGGGAACTTGCTCAATGGATTTCTGTATGCATAGAATGAATCAAGAACTTCAAACTGAATTTAAGCGCGCCAGAAATCTATAAAAATCGCGGTTGAAAACGTTGAAATATATTACGAAGTACACAAACTGTGCGTCAAAAATCGTGTGCCATTATATATTACAAAACTTTACACATAAGAGAATGAATCTTCACTGTATGGAAATCAGCTAGCATAGACAGAATTAAGGAAAGATTATTGAGATTTGAGAGACCGGCCGGTCGGTGCACGCACGACGGATGATCTTCTAAAAGATTAAAAGATTGAGCAGGGCAAGCAGCATAAATCGCAGAGGCAGCAGCAAAACATGGCAGAACAACtgcaatatatatacataagaAATAGTTAGTTGATTTTGATTACATATTTTacagaaattaattaattaagtagGAGGATATATTAAGAAAGAATGTTTAATTACCATCCGGCCCAAAATCCACCACCTCTGTGATGGCGATGAGATTTTGGTggctgttgctgctgctgatAGGGAAGTGACTGTTGCTGCTGCTGATAGGGAGGTGGCTGTTGCTGCTGATAGGGAGGTGGCTGTTGGTGCTGCTGATAGGGAGCTGGCTGTTGGGGGTATCCAGCTCCAGGACCATCACTTTTCATAGGGTAAGCAACTGGTGGTGCAACTACAACATATGGACCGCCTTGAGTACTAGTATTGTATCCTTGATGAACTTGTGGTGGTGGCGGATACGACGGAGGCGGATACCCTTGGTATGCGCCGGCAGGCGGCGGAGAGTATGAGATGGGGGGTGGTGGATATACCGCTGCAATTCGGTACGTcaaatcaaattattattttgttgaagATAATCATAAGTACTAATTAATATTACTACAACCACTTAAAACAATTTTGTAAATATGTATGGAAGATTTTTACCTGGAGCCTGATTTTGATGGTTGTAGTGACTCATGCTACAGATTTTTACagaaaaaatgaatttaattagGAGAATGCGGATTTAGGGTTTTGAGAGCATATGGTTTTATGTATATATAGTTGTTTAGTCCTTCAATATAATTTTTCAGACTTGGCGGCCCCAAACGCGTGAATATGTGAAGTTTCGTTGCATTTGTAGGAGAAATCTGAAATTCTGAAATAATCTATCGCCTCCatttctccctccctctctcttaaggcagattctctgcccttccACTTCCCTTACCTTCCTATTTTATATGATCACgtttaagtcacgtcaatattttatattatttttttataaagataataagataaaaataaatagtaatataaaatattaacgtaacttaaccgtcaccacacaaacaggaaggCTGGGAGGACaagggaagtgggagggcagagaatctgccttcCTTTACATAAAACTCACGCAGACCTATCAGTTTTTAACACGTGGCATACTGACCTGCTCCTTGCTGGctgcttgtttgtttgtttgttgggtGGTTGATGATGCTTTCAAAGTCAAAGGAGAAGCTTCTCTGCTTTATTTCCATGTTCAAACTGTGAAGTCTTGAAGACGATGGAGAGAATAAACACAATAGGGGCTCGTTTGTTGCACCGCGTTATGTGGGAGTAGAATAGCTAGGATTAGTAGTCCCATGCTTGCTTAAATAGTATTAAATTGGATTCCGTTCGACAACTGCTCTTATTAAGGCtttgttattaactttttaacacacatattccaTAATTTGCATAGTAACACCTGGTGTACCATCACATGCaccgatcacattgaaaaatctctccttacTAAGGCTTCGTTATTAATCCCGATCGAAAATTTGGTATTAGACGGGGCTAGAAAGAAAAGGAGGCTTCCGATTGCACCCCATCCCATCCGCGCTTCACTTAACAAAATTGCTCTTCTAGATGGACAGCAAGAACATCGGTTTAAATCCTTACATATACCTTACTCCTAAAACCTTCGATCGAGGCTACAAAGTAGAAGTGAAGAAGTCCATCATATTACAATTAGGCGGATAAAGACCCTGATTATGAAAGAACGGTAGCTTGCCGAGAAGTGGTTTGCTCGCTCAAAAGCCCCGGGTCGATCGTGGGTAAGGTACGGCTGGATTGAAGAAGCCTTTCTAGCCATGGAAATACATGTTGGAGTATAAGCCCCAACCCTTCAGTTTGGTATAAATTTACTTCTTAGATAAGCATTGGTATAAAGGAGTTTTCCAATATGCACATCCAACCATCTATTACTTCGATGTctgtaataaattaataatactaGAGCACATAATAGAACTTCCGTGGTATGTAACATTAATCAAATCTCCCAACTGAACACCATCTCTAAATACAAAATTGGATGTAGTTACATGCCAAATTAACTAAATCATTAGCAAACATGTTAGCTTCTTTGGAattgtgtgtctatatatatatatattatataatggtTAAAATTGCTATCTGCTCAATTAGATGTTACAAACCGATGGtagcaaagaaagaaaagaaaaagcagcAGCCAAATTTACAGTGAGTGAATACATTAGAGaggttaaagttttttttttttttttgggtgtaaAATATGaaagtaaaagtaaaaaatgGGAGGAACAAGTGTCCAAAGTGTGTGGAACACAAAAAGATGCTTCCACCTTCATCACCTGATACCCTTGAGCAAATTTCGTGGCAGAAACACACTGCAAGTTAATACTGAGGAAAATTAGCAACACCTTAATCTTCATTCGGTTCAAATGGGCAGGTCTCTGGTTTTCTCCCCAAACGTTCCTCTGAGAATTTCTCAAATACCCAGATCAATTTTACCGCCCAATCGACCTAACCACTCACTTTTACTGAACTCAAAGCAAAAACTGCAACATGGGTTTCAAAGATTTGGACTTTCAGTTGCCAAACCGGCGAGAAGTCTCTGCACAAAGGCTGTGTTGTCTGAAATTCCGAACCAGGAGCTGTATGTGAAAGTTGGCGCCAATTCAACTGGACCAATTCCAATTGGTCAGCTCGTTGGAGTGGTTGAGAAGGCTGCTAAGACTGGCGCTGAGGTTTTCTCTTTAGCACTCTGCTTTTTTGATTCTTTGAATGTGCCGGCATTTCGTAAATTCTGTAATTTGAAGAAGAACCCAGATGGAATTTGCGTTGTTTCTTCTGGGGAATGCttgaattttattgtttttaatcCTGTTGGGTTAGGTTAATTTGATTTTGGAAGCATTGTTGCCTTTTGATAATGCCTTTGTTTGCTCTGAGAGTGTGTTAATTTACTCCGAAAACGCCTTTTGCCCGTTAAATATATGTTTAGGGGATGAAAGTTGTTAAATTTCATCCTGATAGGAGTTAGCAACTGCATATAGTTAAATTATTTCCACTAAAAAGCGGTATTAAAGGAGAAACATTGCCGTTGCGATATATCATATTATTGTTTTGTTGCTAGAAAGTATGTTGATTCACGCGTTATCTGTAGTATGTGCCGTTTTGTCCATTATTGAATCATCATGAACTTCTTATAGCTTATGGTATTTGCATCTTTTTTTCAGGTTGTGATGGAGGCTGTTAATAAGCCTCGGAATATTACCTATAAAGGACTAACAGACTTAGTCACTGAGTAAGAACTAAATCGACGTGCTTTCACTAGCGGCGTATGCTTTCATCTTTAATTGACTTGTAATGATAACACTTTATAATATAGAGTAGAAGTTTAAGGTTGAACCTTTTACTTACAAGTAAGATTCACTAATCATGAAGGGAAATTCACTTATCAGGAATTTTCGTGTGATATGACAACAATTTGCAGAACAGATAAAAAGAGTGAAGCAGCAATTTTAGAAGTTGTGAGAAAGAACTTCGAAGATCACCTTATTCTTGGAGAGGAGGGTGGAATAACTGGAGATACATCATCTGATTATATGTGGTGCATTGATCCTTTAGGTTAGTATCTTCTAAGGTGCAGTATAGCTATGCTTGTGCATATTGGGGTTTTCAAG
Encoded proteins:
- the LOC126586455 gene encoding lecithin-cholesterol acyltransferase-like 4 — encoded protein: MAMLLEDILKSVELWLKLIKKPQPYVDPHLDPVLLVPGIAGSVLNAVDEESGAEERVWVRILSADYTFRTKLWSRFDPSTGKTESMDPKARIVVPEGRYGLQAIDALDPDMVIGQEGVYYFHDMIVELTKWGFQEGKTLFGFGYDFRQSNRLQETLDRLAAKLEAVYEASGGKKITIITHSMGGLLVKCFMCLHSDVFEKYVNKWIAIAAPFQGAPGYVTSTFLNGMSFVDGWEQNFFISKWSMHQLLIECPSIYELMACLDFQWEHPPLLEMWRGRPDGDGKSQIMLESYPLVESVQIFKEALANNTVNHDGEDIPLPFNMEILKWANETRKIISQAKLPPQVKFYNIYGMNLETPHSVCYGNEGTPVTDLQQLRYFQPNYVCVDGDGTVPVESAKADGLNAAARVGVPGEHRGILCEHHVFRILKHWLKADHDPYYNPVNDYVILPTAFEMEKHNEKGLEVTSLKEEWEIISECQDADHKNSHSAAADEKPVVSSISVSEVGAEACATLTVHPRSEGKQHVELNALSVSVDA
- the LOC126586725 gene encoding cysteine-rich and transmembrane domain-containing protein WIH2-like, encoding MSHYNHQNQAPAVYPPPPISYSPPPAGAYQGYPPPSYPPPPQVHQGYNTSTQGGPYVVVAPPVAYPMKSDGPGAGYPQQPAPYQQHQQPPPYQQQQPPPYQQQQQSLPYQQQQQPPKSHRHHRGGGFWAGCCSAMFCCCLCDLCCLPCSIF